The following proteins are encoded in a genomic region of Rissa tridactyla isolate bRisTri1 chromosome 5, bRisTri1.patW.cur.20221130, whole genome shotgun sequence:
- the KIAA0232 gene encoding uncharacterized protein KIAA0232 homolog isoform X5, whose protein sequence is MYYEAFPPLSEKPVCLQEIMTVWNKSKVCSYSSSSSSSTVPPTSTDTSSPKDCNSEGEVTKDRSNKVSATVQERTQQKKSKNEKENKFSNNTVEEKPVLYKKQVRHKSEGKMRPRSWSSGSSEAGSSSSGNQCEYKASMKCIKVRHKTREVRNKKGRNGQSRLSVKSGEKADRKVLSGSSSSSSSGSIKQLCKRGKRPLKEIGRKEAGGSDGKDLYLDSRNEKEYKEEPLWYTEPITEYFVPLSRKSKLETTYRNREDICGVTSEAVEELSESVHGLCISNNNIHKTYLAAGTFIDGHFVEMPAVLNEDIDLAGTSICSQPEDDKYLDDVHLSELTHFYEVDIDQSMLDPGASDTMQGESRILNMIRQKSKEKTDFEAECCIVLDGMELQGESAIWTDSTSSVGAEGWFLQDLSNLAQFWECCSSSSSGDADGESFGGDSPIRFSPILDSTMLNSHMLAGNQELFSDINEGSGINSCFSVFEVQCSNSVLPFSFETLNLGNENADSSSTANILGKTQSRLLIWTKNSAFDENEHCSNLSTRTCSPWSHSEETRSDNETLNIPYEESTQFNAEDINYVVPRVSSNYVDEEILDFLPEETCQQQARTLGEMSTLIFKKKSKLESVCGIQLEQKAESKDYETTQGCSESSPRGEGYSSGVIKDIWTNMADRNSAAMVEIEGIEDELFSTDVNNYCCCLDTEAKVETLQEPNKAVQRSEYHLWEGQKENLEKRSFVSNDLSKVDGGDYTTPSKPWDVNQDKENSFILGGVYGELKTFNSDGEWAVVPPGHSKGSLLQCAASDVVTIAGTDVFMTPGNSFAPGHRQLWRPFVSFEQNEQSKSGDNGLNKGFSFIFHEDLLGACGNFQVEEPGLEYSFSSFDLNNPFSQVLHVECSFEPEGIASFSPSFKPKSILCSDSDSEVLHPRICGVDRTQYRAIRISPRTHFRPISASELSPGGGSESEFESEKDEGSIAVPSQVDVFEDPQADLKPLEEDAEKEGHYYGKSELESGKFLPRLKKSGMEKSAQTSLDSQEESAGMLPVGNQDPCLECSMKESLDGRAMESSKVNCRIVEPREETSRFCSCKAGCHFPTYEDNPVSSGELEERMSGSQEKQCWWEKALYSPLFPASQCEECYTNAKGENGVGEFADVKEISNDDEHLLDFNMVSSVYEARCADDINAEAKPNGFRKKIYSSDSSSSEDTASEGGSEWADPCEEELFSRTQL, encoded by the exons AT gtACTATGAagcatttcctcctctttctgaaaAGCCAGTTTGCCTGCAGGAAATTATGACTGTATGGAATAAATCCAAAGTATGCTCTTACTCTAGCTCCTCATCTTCATCCACTGTTCCACCAACTAGCACGGATACATCTTCTCCAAAGGACTGCAATAGTGAAGGTGAAGTAACTAAAGACAGAAGTAATAAAGTATCTGCCACTGTACAGGAAAGAACCcagcagaagaaaagtaaaaatgagaaagaaaacaagtttagTAACAACACTGTTGAAGAGAAGCCTGTTTTGTACAAAAAGCAAGTCCGACATAAGTCTGAGGGAAAGATGCGTCCTCGCTCCTGGTCGTCCGGATCCAGTGAGGCTGGCTCAAGTTCTAGTGGTAATCAATGTGAATACAAGGCATCAATGAAATGTATTAAAGTAAGACACAAAACAAGAGAGGTTCGAAATAAAAAGGGGCGTAATGGGCAAAGCAGGCTTTCAGTGAAATCTGGTGAAAAGGCTGATAGAAAAGTCCTCAGCGGAAGCAGTAGCAGCAGTAGCAGCGGGTCCATCAAACAGCTTTGCAAAAGAGGTAAAAGGCCATtaaaagaaattggaagaaaaGAAGCTGGCGGTAGCGATGGAAAAGATTTGTATTTGGACAgcagaaatgaaaaggaatatAAAGAAGAACCCTTGTGGTATACTGAGCCGATTACAGAGTACTTTGTTCCTCTTAGCAGAAAAAGCAAGCTGGAGACTACATACCGCAACAGAGAAGATATATGTGGCGTAACATCAGAGGCTGTAGAAGAGTTGTCTGAATCAGTGCATGGTCTTTGTATTAGCAACAATAATATTCATAAAACATACCTCGCAGCAGGTACTTTCATAGATGGTCACTTTGTAGAAATGCCTGCAGTTCTAAATGAGGATATTGACCTCGCTGGGACCTCAATATGTTCTCAACCAGAGGACGACAAATATTTAGATGATGTTCATCTGTCAGAACTAACGCACTTCTATGAAGTGGATATTGATCAATCCATGTTGGATCCTGGTGCCTCAGATACGATGCAAGGGGAGAGTCGGATTTTAAATATGATTCGacaaaagagcaaagaaaaaactgATTTTGAGGCAGAATGTTGCATAGTGTTAGATGGAATGGAGTTGCAAGGGGAAAGTGCAATATGGACAGATTCGACCAGCTCTGTTGGTGCTGAAGGGTGGTTCTTGCAAGACCTTAGTAATTTAGCTCAATTTTGGGAGTGCTGTTCATCTTCTAGCTCTGGTGATGCAGATGGGGAAAGTTTTGGAGGAGATTCTCCGATCAGATTCTCCCCCATCTTAGACAGCACAATGCTTAATTCACACATGCTTGCTGGCAATCAAGAGCTCTTTTCAGATATTAATGAAGGGTCTGGTATAAActcttgtttttcagtgtttgaagtGCAATGCAGTAACTCtgttttaccattttcttttgaaacactCAACTTGGGAAACGAAAATGCAGATTCTAGTAGCACTGCTAATATTCTTGGGAAAACACAGTCTAGATTGCTAATATGGACCAAAAATAGTGCCTTTGATGAAAATGAACACTGTTCCAATCTTTCAACAAGAACCTGTAGTCCATGGTCACACTCAGAAGAAACACGTTCAGACAATGAGACTTTAAATATTCCATATGAAGAATCCACGCAATTTAATGCAGAAGATATTAATTATGTAGTTCCTAGAGTGTCTTCGAATTATGTAGATGAAGAAATTCTAGATTTTTTGCCCGAAGAAACCTGCCAGCAACAAGCTAGGACTTTAGGAGAAATGTCCActttgattttcaaaaaaaaatctaagctagAATCTGTCTGTGGTATTCAGCtagaacaaaaagcagaaagtaaaGACTATGAAACTACACAAGGGTGTAGTGAAAGCAGTCCACGTGGAGAAGGCTACAGCTCAGGGGTTATTAAAGATATTTGGACAAATATGGCAGACAGAAATTCGGCAGCGATGGTAGAAATAGAAGGAATAGAAGATGAATTGTTTTCAACTGATGTAAATAACTATTGCTGCTGTTTGGATACAGAAGCAAAAGTTGAAACCCTCCAGGAGCCCAATAAGGCAGTGCAGAGATCAGAGTATCATCTTTGGGAAGGTCAAAAGGAGAATTTAGAAAAGAGATCCTTTGTCTCAAATGACTTATCAAAAGTGGATGGTGGTGACTATACTACACCATCAAAACCTTGGGATGTTAACCAGGATAAAGAAAACTCGTTTATACTTGGTGGGGTGTATGGGGAGCTCAAAACATTTAACAGTGATGGAGAATGGGCAGTGGTGCCACCAGGTCACTCAAAAGGGAGCTTATTACAATGTGCAGCTTCTGATGTAGTGACAATAGCTGGTACGGATGTTTTTATGACTCCAGGTAACAGCTTTGCCCCTGGTCATAGGCAATTATGGAGGCCATTTGTATCATTTGAACAGAATGAGCAATCAAAGAGTGGAGATAACGGATTAAATAAgggtttttcttttatcttccatGAAGACTTACTAGGAGCTTGTGGTAACTTTCAAGTTGAAGAACCAGGGCTTGAATACTCATTCTCTTCCTTTGATCTGAACAATCCATTTTCACAAGTTCTTCATGTAGAGTGTTCGTTTGAGCCAGAAGGAATTGCATCTTTCAGCCCTAGTTTTAAACCTAAGTCAATTCTGTGCTCTGATTCAGACAGTGAGGTTTTACACCCCAGGATATGTGGTGTTGATCGAACGCAGTACAGGGCTATACGGATTTCTCCAAGGACTCACTTTCGCCCGATTTCTGCATCTGAACTTTCTCCAGGTGGTGGAAGTGAGTCGGAATTTGAGTCAGAAAAAGATGAGGGAAGTATTGCTGTCCCTTCTCAAGTAGATGTATTTGAGGATCCACAAGCAGATCTCAAACCTCtggaagaagatgcagaaaaagaagGGCATTATTATGGAAAATCAGAGCTTGAATCTGGAAAATTTCTTCCCAGATTAAAAAAGTCTGGAATGGAGAAGAGTGCACAAACATCATTGGATTCCCAAGAAGAGTCGGCTGGGATGTTGCCAGTAGGAAACCAAGATCCCTGTTTAGAATGCAGTATGAAAGAATCTCTAGATGGGAGGGCAATGGAGAGCTCTAAAGTAAACTGCAGAATAGTGGAGCCACGTGAGGAAACTAGCAGGTTTTGCAGTTGTAAAGCAGGGTGCCATTTCCCCACGTACGAGGATAATCCTGTTTCTTCAGGAGAGCTCGAAGAG